The window TCTTCGCCATGGGCCTGGGTTTGTTCGCCCCGCCGTTTGGGGTGGGTTTCTACGCCGCCTGCGCCATCGCCAAGGTCGACCCCAGCGGCGCCATGCGCCGGGTCTGGCCGTATCTCGGCGCACTCGTTGTCGCCTTGGGCGTGCTGATCGCCGTGCCCTGGATTTCCATCGGTTTCCTGCCCACTGCCTGAATCACCTTTGACTCCAGCCGACGGTAGAAGCCCGACCGTCGGCCCTCAAACACGAGGTTTTTTATGAACTTTTCCACACTGCAAGCCGGCATCGCCACCGAGCGTCGATTGATTGTCGACCGGGAACGCACCATCTCGTTTCTGGGCGAGGACTTACGCATCTACGCCACGCCCCGGCTGGTGGATGACATCGAACAGACCTGCCTTGATTACCTGCTCACCTTCCTCGATGAGGGCGAAAACACCGTCGGCGCAGCAGTCGACATCCGCCATGTCGGCGCCACGTTGCTCGGCATGTCGGTCAGCATCGTCGCCACGGTGACCCGAATCGAGGGTCGCAGCATCACTTTCAACGTCGAAGTTCGCGATGACGTCGAGCTGGTGGCCACGGCGGCGCATACCCGGGTGGTGGTGAACGTCGCCAAACTGCGCAGCCGCGTTCAGGCCAAGGCCGAGGCGGCCGCCGCAGGGGAAGTCGAAGACAGCGTGCTCAGCCCTTCCCAATTCGCCGCGTCGCGCTGAGCAAGGACGACGTCATGATCACGCTGCACGAACGCAACGGCTTACCGAACCTTGCGCCCGAGGATGCGCTACCGATTGTCGATGCTCACCACCACCTGTGGGATCTGGGCAACGGTCGATATCCCTGGCTGCAGGACGACTATCACGAGGATTTTTTTCTCGGTGACTATCACAGCCTGTGCCGTGATTTCTTGCCGGAAAACTTTCTCGCCCTGACCGAACGACAACGGCTGGTGGGAACGGTGCATGTCGAGGCAGAACGGGCTCGCGATGAGCAAGTCGCCGAGACACGCTGGCTGGAACAGGTGAACGCCCGTTACGGCTTCCCGAATGCCATCGTTGCCCACGCCTGGTTCGACCGAGAGGACAGCGCGGACATTCTCGCGGCCCAGGCTGCCAGGCCGCTGGTCAAAGGCATCCGTTCCAAACCGGTGACCTCGGCATCGCCAGACGTATCAATTGCCGGCGCCAGGGGCACCATGCAAGACCCGAAATGGCTGGAAGGCTTTTCGCGTCTGGCTGACCACGGTCTGTCGTGGGACCTGCGCGTGCCGCCATGGCACCTGGCCGAGGCCGCCGAAGTGGCGGCGATGTTTCCGCACATCCAGATCGCCCTCAATCACACCGGTTTCGCCTGGGACCGCAGCCCGCACGGCATGAGCCGCTGGCGCAAAGGCCTGGAAGCACTGGCCTTGCAGCCTAACGTGCACATCAAGCTGTCGGAGTTCGGGTTGAAAGACTCGCTCTGGAACTACGACGACAACCGGATCGTGGTGCTGACCGCATTGGAGATCTTCGGCCCCGAGCGCTGCATGTTCGCCAGCAATTTCCCGGTCGCCGGATTGCGCGCGTCCTACGACACGATTGCCGATGGCGTGGCCGCGATGCTCGCGCCACTGGGGCGTGCCGTGCAGGAAGCGGTGTTCGCCGGCAATGCGCAACGCTTTTATCGTCTGGAGGAACAGCATGGATAACCCCTCCGTGATCGACTGGCGTGCGCGCTTTCTGGCCAACGGCGAGGATGCGGACTTACCCATCGTCGACGCTCATCAACACTATTTCGATATCGAAAAGCATTACTACCCGTGGCTGAACGACCGTCCGTTGCGACCGTTTCGTTATGGAGATTACTCGTCGATCTGCCGCAACTTTCTGCCTGAAGACTATCGCCGGCTGACGGGCAACCATCGCATCGTGCAGACCGTCGTTATCGAGGGTGAATGGGACCCTGCGACGCCCGCCGACGAGGTGGGTTTTGTCGAGTCGCTGGCACAAAACGAGCCGACCCTGGCGGCGATGGTGGCGCAGGTTTGGCTGGATCGTGAAGACGCATCGGACCTGTTGCGGCTGTACGGCGATCATCCGTTGGTGCGCGGCGTGCGCCACAAACCTGCGGTCACCCGCCTTGAAGCCTGGCGCGAAGATTTCGTTGCGCCCGGCTCCATGCGTGACCCTCGTTGGCGCGAGGGCTACGCACAACTGGCTGAAAACGGCCTGCACTTCGAGTTGCAGGCGCCGTGGTGGCATCTGCCGGAAGCGGCCGAGCTGGCGAGGGACTTTCCCGACGTGACCATTGTGGTCAATCACACGGCGCTGCCGGCTGATCGTTCGCAAGAAGGGTTGGCCGGCTGGCGTGAAAACCTCGCATTGCTGGCACGGGAGCCGAACGTCGCCCTGAAGATTTCCGGCATTTGCGTCCCCGGCGAGGCATGGCCCGTCGAGTCGAACCGCGTGGTGGTGAACGACGCGATTTCGATTGTCGATGTCAGTCGCTGTGCGTTTGCCAGCAATTACCCAGTAGACGGCGTCGTGAACGGCATGAGCGAGATCTTCGACGGCTTTAAAACGATTGTCAGCGACCGCTCCCTCACGGATCGGCTCGCCCTGTTTCATGACAACGCCCGACGCATTTACCGGCTCACTTGACCCTCATTTGAACAGCCTTTCAGGAGTTCCCATGTTTGAAGTTTCAGGCCACAACTACATCGCTGGCGCTCGTTCGGCAAAAGGCTCGAGCACCCTGCAGAGCCACGACGCCACTACCGGTGAAGCTCTGCCATATCGCTTCCATCAGGCGACCACGGATGAAGTGAATGCGGCCGCAGAAGCGGCGGCCACGGCTTACCCGATATTCCGTAACCTTTCAGCTGCCCGACGCGCTCAGTTTTTAGAGGCTATTGCCACTGAGCTTGAGGCGCTGGACGACTCGCTCATTGCGCTGGTGTGCCGGGAAACTGCCCTGCCCGCCGGCCGTATTCAAGGTGAGCGGGCACGCACCAGCGGCCAGATGCGCCTGTTCGCCACGATGCTGCGTCGCGGCGATTTCTACGGCGCGCGCATCGATCGTGCGCTGCCCGACCGTCAACCGTTGCCTCGCCCCGACCTGCGCCAGTACCGCACCGGGCTCGGTCCGGTCGCCGTGTTCGGTGCCAGCAACTTCCCGCTGGCCTTCTCGACCGCCGGCGGCGACACCGCCTCCGCCCTCGCAGCGGGCTGCCCGGTGGTGTTCAAGGCCCACAGCGGTCACATGGCAACCGCCGATTACGTCGCCGATGCGATCACTCGCGCGGCCAGGAAAACCGGAATGCCTGATGGCGTGTTCAGCATGCTCTACGGCAGCTTCGGTGAAGCCTTGGTCAAGCATCCGTCTATCCAGGCGGTAGGTTTCACCGGTTCATTGCGCGGTGGCCGGGCCTTGTGTGACATGGCGGCGGCACGGCCTCAGCCGATTCCGGTGTTCGCCGAGATGAGCAGCATCAATCCGGTGGTGTTGATGCCCGAAGCACTCAAGGCGCGCGGTGACAAGATCGCTGCCGAATTGGCCGCTTCCGTGGTCCTGGGCGCAGGTCAGTTCTGCACCAATCCCGGTTTGGTTTTGGGCATTCGTTCGCCAGAGTTCACGGCCTTCCTGGAACGTTTTACCGGGTTGATGGGCGAGCAATCAGCGCAAACGATGCTCAATGTTGGCGCGCTGAAAAGCTATTGCCACGGTCTGGACAATCTTCACGCACACCCTGGCATGACGCACCTGGCCGGTACCGCACAACAGGGCAATCAGGCGCAACCGCAAGTGTTCAAGGCCGATGTCAGCCTGTTGATCAACGGGGATGAGTTGCTTCAGGAAGAAGTCTTCGGCCCGACCACCATCGTCGTGGAGGTCGCCGATCACGCCGAATTGCTCCAGGCACTGCACGGTTTGCGCGGTCAGTTGACCGCTACGTTGATCGTCGAAGATTCGGAGCTCAATACCCTGAACGACGTGCTGGCCCTGCTGGAACAGAAAGTCGGTCGCGTGCTGTTCAACGGTTATCCGACCGGAGTGGAAGTCTGCGATGCCATGGTTCATGGCGGGCCGTACCCGGCCACTTCGGATGCGCGCGGTACATCGGTCGGAACGTTGGCGATCGACCGTTTCCTGCGTCCCGTTTGTTATCAGAACTGCCCCGACAGCTTGCTGCCGGACGCACTGAAGAACGCTAACCCGCTGGGCATTGCCCGACTGGTGGACGGTGTCAGCAGCCGTGATGCGCTGTAAGTCACCCGGCTTCAACTAACACCCGCTGTCAGCACAACTTCCGCGC of the Pseudomonas frederiksbergensis genome contains:
- a CDS encoding thioesterase family protein, yielding MNFSTLQAGIATERRLIVDRERTISFLGEDLRIYATPRLVDDIEQTCLDYLLTFLDEGENTVGAAVDIRHVGATLLGMSVSIVATVTRIEGRSITFNVEVRDDVELVATAAHTRVVVNVAKLRSRVQAKAEAAAAGEVEDSVLSPSQFAASR
- a CDS encoding amidohydrolase family protein, whose amino-acid sequence is MITLHERNGLPNLAPEDALPIVDAHHHLWDLGNGRYPWLQDDYHEDFFLGDYHSLCRDFLPENFLALTERQRLVGTVHVEAERARDEQVAETRWLEQVNARYGFPNAIVAHAWFDREDSADILAAQAARPLVKGIRSKPVTSASPDVSIAGARGTMQDPKWLEGFSRLADHGLSWDLRVPPWHLAEAAEVAAMFPHIQIALNHTGFAWDRSPHGMSRWRKGLEALALQPNVHIKLSEFGLKDSLWNYDDNRIVVLTALEIFGPERCMFASNFPVAGLRASYDTIADGVAAMLAPLGRAVQEAVFAGNAQRFYRLEEQHG
- a CDS encoding amidohydrolase family protein, translating into MDNPSVIDWRARFLANGEDADLPIVDAHQHYFDIEKHYYPWLNDRPLRPFRYGDYSSICRNFLPEDYRRLTGNHRIVQTVVIEGEWDPATPADEVGFVESLAQNEPTLAAMVAQVWLDREDASDLLRLYGDHPLVRGVRHKPAVTRLEAWREDFVAPGSMRDPRWREGYAQLAENGLHFELQAPWWHLPEAAELARDFPDVTIVVNHTALPADRSQEGLAGWRENLALLAREPNVALKISGICVPGEAWPVESNRVVVNDAISIVDVSRCAFASNYPVDGVVNGMSEIFDGFKTIVSDRSLTDRLALFHDNARRIYRLT
- a CDS encoding aldehyde dehydrogenase (NADP(+)); translation: MFEVSGHNYIAGARSAKGSSTLQSHDATTGEALPYRFHQATTDEVNAAAEAAATAYPIFRNLSAARRAQFLEAIATELEALDDSLIALVCRETALPAGRIQGERARTSGQMRLFATMLRRGDFYGARIDRALPDRQPLPRPDLRQYRTGLGPVAVFGASNFPLAFSTAGGDTASALAAGCPVVFKAHSGHMATADYVADAITRAARKTGMPDGVFSMLYGSFGEALVKHPSIQAVGFTGSLRGGRALCDMAAARPQPIPVFAEMSSINPVVLMPEALKARGDKIAAELAASVVLGAGQFCTNPGLVLGIRSPEFTAFLERFTGLMGEQSAQTMLNVGALKSYCHGLDNLHAHPGMTHLAGTAQQGNQAQPQVFKADVSLLINGDELLQEEVFGPTTIVVEVADHAELLQALHGLRGQLTATLIVEDSELNTLNDVLALLEQKVGRVLFNGYPTGVEVCDAMVHGGPYPATSDARGTSVGTLAIDRFLRPVCYQNCPDSLLPDALKNANPLGIARLVDGVSSRDAL